In the genome of Candidatus Pristimantibacillus lignocellulolyticus, the window AAACTCGTTGCCAATGCTGATAATCCACTTGCAATGGAGAAAATAAGCAATGTCCAAATTAGAATCGATCTTCGTCCAAACCGATCAGCAAGTAACCCTGATATCGCAGCTCCCACCGCCATACCGATCGAATTAATAGCCATGACTAGTCCTACCTGCTGTGCACCCAAATGCCATTCAACAGCTAGTGCAGTAACGATGAAGGAAATCATCCCAACCTCCATAGCGTCAAACAGCCAGCTTAGCCCCGCGCTAAACAACAATTTACGTTGTTTGGGTTCGCGTAATAAAGCTGATATCTTCATATTCTCTGCTCCTCGTGTTCTATATATTTACTCGCTTGACATGATCAATTCGATTTTATCTAATCCAAAAAAAGATATAATATCGACTATTATAAGTATGATCGTATCTTAGCGAACTAAATCATATAATACCATGGGAACACATCGCTTTAATATGGATGCAAAAATATAGAGTAAACATTTATACAGAATTTCATAATTTATTACGTAAAACAACGTTCTCCCTTAGTTCAAAGTTCTTTGACTATATACTTTGATTGTTAGTTTTTGTCAGGAAGTTCCTCTTCTAAAAAAGCATCATGATAGAAATTTCCGAAGGTTAGAAAGATTCATTAAAAATAGATTAATCCAATTAGATGTAACATCCCCAATAAGCCCATTGGATAAATAATTAATCTTGAGAATAAATTCTTGAAATTATTATTTTGATGCTTCTCAAAGAAAAAATGAGCGATTGAGTGAATTATTAAAAACACATCTATAATTACGAAAGCTATAAGTTGATGACTAACAAATGAATATAATAATAAAGTATAGAGTGGCAAATGAAGAATAGTAAATATTTTGAATGCACGCTCATCTTCCATATCTTTTAGGATTACGAACATTTTCCATTCTTTAGCTCTTATCGCATCCATTTCATGCAAAAGTAGGAGAGCAAAATTAATTGAGAAAATCATGAGTAAAATTGATGACAAAGTTTTCGCCTCATTTATAAAATTTATTCTAAATTAATAACATCTCATATCACGCTTGGGGTTATTAATACTACGATTAAGAAACAATTATGTTTCCAAACATGGAAAGTTATGCTAAACTGCCAGTTAGATGAAAAGGCTGCCAGCCCATTGCTTTGGAAGCCTTCTCCTATTGACTATTTAATGTCTCTTGATAGGAATTCTCGATTTCTTTTATTAGATTCACTTCTGGTGTATAGTAGGATTAGTTGGAAATATATTTCAGGAGGCAACAGCCATGTCACAGGAGATTTGGATTAACCTGCCGGTCAAAGATGTTGAGAGATCTACTTCCTTTTTCAATGAGATTGGATTCTATGCGGAGAGCGTTGGTAACGAGAGAGCAAAGCTTGTCATAGGTCAAACAATGATTCTGCTATTCCCGGATGCGGTGTTTGAGAAATTTACAGGATCAAAAACCGCAGATACTTCCCATAGCGCAGAAGTAATATTTTCCATTGGAGCTGATAGCAGAGAAGAAGTAGACGCCTTTGTTCAAAAAGTAGAGTTTGCTGGAGGAAGCATCTTTGGCAAGCCGAGTGAAATTGACGGCTGGATGTACGGCGCAGGATTTGCCGACCTGGACGGTCACCGATGGAACCTGCTGTACATGGATGAGAGCAAAATGCCTTAACAATAATATGAAAATGCCAGTCACCTAATTAAGGTCACCGGCATTTTTTTTCACCATATATAATCTCATATCTGTTATTCAAATTAAAATAATCAGTTATCTTTGTTAAAAAGAGTTAATCGTGTTTTTTGCTAGTGCGGCAACCTCAAGTAGCTCCAATGTTTTACAGTAGTCTTTCTTAATATCTCCGTCCATCGTATCTAGATCATCTTCTAAATAATCAACCACGCTTATATCTTGAAACCAATCCCCCGCTTCAGCTTCCGGATGGTTAACATTTTTCCAACAATATTCAAGTTTTGGACTGTAAATTCTTCTTGCTCCTTTACGAAGTTGACACGATTTTAACCTTAATGGAAAAGTATTTCCTGGTACACTTTCATTTACATCATTGAATAAGTGCGGCCAATAATCTTTCCTTGAGCCAGTATGTGGATGATATTTTGCCCAATCTAGAGCATGTCTGTGAAAATCCGAATTTTTAAATAAAACGGAATACAACTTTTTACCAAGTAATATTCGCTCATGTAGAGATTGAAATTTTTGAAGAGTCTGTCCCTTTAAATTATTTCCTTCATAAGGGATAATAATTTGATTAATTGGCAACCAGCTCTGAAGTTGAAATCCAATTTTGTTGAATATTTCTTTTTGATTATTAGGATTTTGAACGACCCTTTGTTCCAGATAACTTTGCTCATTAATGACTAACGCTATACAAAGAATATAGGAATCTCGAACTCTCCAAAAATAGTTCCAAACAGTTTCCATAAACATTGAAACATTTAGTTGAGGGAGTAGATAAAACAGGGGTCTATTTTGAGCTAAACTCTCACCGTAAAGCAGAAACTGTGGGTATATATCTTGAAAAACCAGCCAGTTTCCGCGTTCTAAAAAATGAAAAAACGATTCCCGCTCCTTGCGAGAGAGTAGTTTAGTTAGAAACTCTCCCCTGAGATCGGTCATATTCCATCCGCCGTTCCGTGATACCATATGACCTAAAAATGCCCAGTGGATTTCAGGATGGCGAAGATAAAACTCGAGATAGGCCTTCGTTCGGGTTACATTATTTAGGTTATGCGCTTGGGTCTTACGTTGAATTTGATTCAAAAGCTCTTGCTCTGAAGAAGTTAGCTTTTTTGAAACAGAAGTGGAGTGTTTCATTTTTTTCTTTAATTCCTTGCGAATCGTTTGGAGTGGTGTAATTTGGCGTTTTCTAATAGAAAACATATTAACTCCCTCCCTTATGAAAACCAATGTCTAGATGATTATTCTATTAAGAACTTTAGAAGTTGATGACAAGGAATTAATCAAATTACAATTTCCAAACTAATGGTCGTTACATAAAATAATGCATCATTAGAAATATGAAATACCCCCACCCATGATCTTTTTTATCTTAGGTGGGGGTATTTTGTTGGTGTATATGTATCTTTATTAATACTTCTTCCAACTAGGGCGTAGCCGTAGCCGTAGCGTTATTACAGTATTACATTCCTAATATATGATATCCAGCATCGACATGTAATACTTCACCTGTAATACCTCTTGAAAGGTTACTAATGAGAAACATCGTTGCATCCCCTACTTCGTCTTGGTCAATATTTCGTCTGAGCGGAGCTCTATCTTCTATCGTGGACATGATGTCATTAAAACTAGAAACACCTTTTGCTGATAATGTGCGAATTGGACCTGCAGAAACTGCATTGACTCTGATCCCATATTTACCCAAATCTTCTGCTAAGTATCTAACACTTGCTTCTAATGCAGCTTTTGCTACACCCATAACGTTATAGTTTTTTACGACACGTTCAGCTCCAATATAGGACTGAGTCACAATGCTTCCGCCCTCAAGCATAAGTCTTTTGGATTCTCTTGCTACAGCAACTAGCGAATATGAACTTGAACTTTGTGCTAACATATATCCATCTCTAGTTGTATCAACATACTCCCCTTGTAATTCATCTTTTTCTGCAAAAGCGACAGAATGTACAACTCCATGTATTTGCCCAGCAACATTTTCGATTTCCATAAAAGCAGATCTTATACTGTTATCATCAAGAACATCGCAGGATACAGTATACAAAGGTGAAATATTATTATCACTTAGAAGCTTTTCAAGTCTTTCTAGAGATCGCTCTTTGCGGTATGTAAATATTAATTCTGCTCCTTGTTGATGAAGGGATTTTGCAATGCCCCATGCAATACTTCTCTCATTCGCTACACCCATAATAACAATCTTTTTTTCTTTCAATAACATTATTAATCCTCCTATGTGGTTGGTGCCTACTCTATTGTAAGCACACTCTTATTTTAGTCGTTTGCATAACAATGTCTGATTTTCCCTCCATACATCGGACGTGTAAACTGAAGAGTAAACCCAGCAGATTCTAAGTTTTTAACGCTGGCATGGTTCTCAGGATGCACAGTTGAATACAAGTAATTACAACCACTTTCTTTAGCACGTTCTTCCCTAATCTCATGAAACATTCTTTGCAAGCCTTGTCCACGAACAGATTCATGGACAACAGTTGAATCGAGAACTGCAACAAATGCTAAATCTTGATCTGGTATTGCTAAGTCAATTCCGAGATTACTCTTGCTCTTTCCGGGAAATGCCAATACGGAATATGCGACTAATTGTTCATGATTAAAAGCACCGTAAATCTCTCCCTTTCCATTTATAATTTCTAAGAAATAATTCTCTTCATCCATAGCAAATTGATCCTGGAAAGGTAAACGTGAAATGACGTCCTTCATTAAAACTAGCACCTCAGGTATTTCTTGATGATACAGCCGACGTAATTTTAAATCCTCTCTTATATGCAAATTAATAACCCCTTACTATGAGAACGACTAATTAGATCCTAGTTTGTAATTTCTTTTGTCATAAATACACTGTTGGGATCTTCATGGTAATCCCCAAAAGGATTACAATATTCAAAGTCGAATTGCTCGTATAACTTTCTGGCCGCTGTGAATCCTTCTATAGAACCCGTTTCTAAGCTCAAGCGGCGATATCCTAGTTGGCTTGCTTCCTCGATGATATGAGCAAGTAATTTAGATGCGACTCCCTTTCTAAGATGTTTTGTAGATGTACGCATTGATTTGAGTTCACCATGATAGTTACCAAGATCTTTAAGAGCGCCACATCCTAAGAGTTCTCCGTTTTCCCAAGCACTCCAGAAAGTAATATCTGGTGACTTTAATTGATCCAAGCCTAAAGCGTGTACACTCTCCGGCGGGGATTGTTCGAACATGCTATGTAAGTGCTCACTGACCAATTCAATTATTTTATTTCCGGTCAAATCATCGATTTTGATTTCCATTAATTCCACTCTCCGATATTTGAAAAATCTCTTCTCTTTGTTGATCTAGCTAACTGATCTTCACTTTATCCTGTGCTTCCTATTTTTCATCTAGAATTCTAATTAGTATAACACGATAAGGAGAAATGACTAGGTACGACTTAGTTCGATTTAAAAAGAAAAGTAGCTACATAAAGTAGCTACTTTTCTTTTTCTAAAATAATTAATTAAAGGTTGATTTCTCGATTCTTAAAATAATACTTTTTATCATGCTCATTTATCTCTCGAAGCACCTTACATGGATTACCAACTGCTACTACATTGGATGGAATATCTTTTGTAACTACGCTCCCTGCTCCTATCACTGTATTATCACCGATAGTAACACCTGGGAGTAATATTGCACCAGCTCCAATCCAGCAGTTTCTCCCAATAGATACAGGTGCGTTATATTGATAAGCTTGTTCACGAAGTTCAGGCAAGATTGGATGCCCTGCTGTAGCTACAGTCACATTTGGACCAAACATTGTGTAATCACCAACGTAGATGTGTGTATCATCTACCAATGTCAAATTGAAATTAGCATATATGTTTTTACCAAAGTGAACATGCTTGCCACCCCAATTTGAATGAAGTGGTGGCTCTATATAACATCCCTCTCCAATATCAGCGAACATATCTTTAAGTAGAATTGTTCTTTTGTCATATTCCATTGGCCGTGTCTTGTTAAAGTCATAAAGCTTTTCTAAACATTTAGTTTGCTCTTTAGCCAATTGCTCATCTCCAGGCAGGTATAAACTGCCATTGTGAAGTTGTGCTTTGATATCCATTTGAATATACCCCTCTCACCATTGAACCTGATCGATTCGCATGTCTTTATAATAATATTGTCTGTCGTGCTCTAATGGGTTTCCTACAGCAATTACGTTTGCAGGTATATCCTTAGTTACAATACTTCCAACTCCGATAACGCTGCCTTTTCCAATTGTAACACCAGGGAGTACTATTACACCACTTCCAATCCAAACATCATCCTCGATTACAACCGGTAGAGCAAAGATGCCACCTTCTCTTCGCACATTCGTTCTCTAATATTTACGTGTTATTCCTCCTGATTAAAATGATTTTTATAAGTTTTGTTTAACTAACTTACTTCATTATTATAGATTAGTTGGACAACGCCAGATGAGAATAATCTTTTATTAACCAATTTCAAATTCAACCTCTGCTTTATATTAATAAACATCGGTTTTCCTTCTCCCAAAATAACGGGGTGTATAGATAATCTAAATTCATCAACTAGACCTAAATTAATAAAAGTTGTAATGAGACTTGCTCCGCCATACAGCCAGATGTCTTTACCAGGCGTATTCTTCAACATATTTACTTCTTCAACAATATTCTTATTAATAACGATTGCTCCAGTATCAGTCCCTACATGTGTTTTGGAAATCACATATTTCTCTTTACTATGTACCATTTCCCATATTTCTTTGTCGCTATCAGAGTCTTCAGCATTCGGGACATATTTTCCCCATAAATCGTAACTTTTTCTACCATAAAATATAGTATCAATTTGATTCAAGAAATTAGTGAAATCCATTTCTGGTTCCATTATGCACCAATCAACTTCTCCATTTTTCCCTTCAATCAAACCATCTAAAGTAACAGCTAAATCTAAAATTATTCTTCTCTGTTTTACGTTGTTTGACATAACTCTTCCCCTTATAATAGAAATTAATTGATACTGTGAAGAGCATAAAGTGCATCCTGTTTATCTTTTAAGAAGAATACTTGCTTCCCATTGTTACACTCATAAATAAAATCCTTCAAACTCTTGCTGTTATACTCATCAAAATCTCCAATAATAGCGAGCTTAACATTGTAATTCGCATATTTTTGAAGTACATCACCTGCAATTCTTGTTTTTAGATCGAAGAAATCCTCAGTTATGTTCGATTTGTATATCATAATTTTATTGCATCCATTGTTGTTGTAACTAATAGAAGCCATTAAATCCAATGCATCTTGAACAACGTGTATTATGATGTCAGTGCTATCTACCATTGCGACTTTAGAGTTACCAATTTGGTCGATTATTATATTCATTTCGTTTTCACCTTTCGTTGTTAAGATGCTTTAATCTAATAATTTTATCATACAATTCACATTATCGGATAAGCGTATAACTTTTAGAATAATCTACCCGTTAGCAAGGAAAAGGCAGCTGTTAAATCAGCTGCCTTTTCCTTTAGTTACTTCTCCCCATACGACTATTTTTCATACTACTAGAATGCGTGATATTTAAGTCAATTTTGATATCATTGATCGTATTTTCGGTAAGTAAAGTTTCTTCTACAGGGGACATGGCCTTCCATTTTTTATTGTCAGTTCTGTATAAAGTGTATTCAAGGTTCAAAATATCTGTCTGCTCTGATAAACCTATTTGGTATACTTCCCTTATCTCTTTTTCGATTGCAGATTTTGTTTCGTTGGTTAATTGTTGTAACCCCGTTAGATTATTATTTGTTCGACTTATAATAGATCCAGTTGCCTTCATTAGAATATTATATTGCGGTTTGTTCCCTTCTTGGACCAATTTCAGTTTTGTTTTCGGTTTATCAACAACCATTTGAACATCTTCATCCTCTTTACTCGGAATGGCGATTGATGCTCTTATCGTACCAGGCTGAATCCAACGAAGTCCATTTAGCTTTTCCAAGGGGATATAGCTACGGAATTCTTCGTTTTTAAGAAAAAATGCCCCGTCAATCATTAATTTAGGTTCTGCTTTATTTGTTTCAACCCATTGATTGTTGTTTACGACAAGCGTAGGTATACAAGAAGTGAATCCGGACTCATTAATCTGACTAATTAATCTATGAAGCCTAACTGATTTTATTAAAGAATTTTGAGAGTAGACTCCTTGTGGTTCATGAAGAATAGTAGCAAGCGGTGACTGTTGGTAAAATCCGGATGTGGAAAAAATGTCTTTTACCGATTCCCTTGTACCATACACCCAAGGTGTTAAACGAAATTCATAATAACGGACAAAACTATCGTAAATTTTCCCAATCCCTTGCTTAAATGCTGATTCACTTATCACGATTGCTGTCATATGTCCCCAATATATTTTTTCTTGCGACGTTCGATAAAGATCAAAGAGTGAATCTTCAAAAGACAAGCCAATCCCTTCTCCTATCCATATATTAGAAGGGGCTTGCTGCTTATTATCTGTCTTAGCTACAGTAAGAAACTCTAATAACTGTATATAACTATGGTACTCGCCATCAACATAATCTACACCTATGGATGACACATAATTCAATTTTTCTATACTTTTGACGTCAGTACTACTACAACCTGATACTAATAAAGACTCAAAGAGCAGAACAAGTACAACTATTGATTTACGTAACAACTACCTCACCTTTTCTGTTTATTGATCATCGATGACGAAACACGAGATCTCCTGAATGGGTCCATCAAAAATGCAGATAACCAATCCTTTATTTGCAAAGAAGATATCGGCTCTAAATAAGCCATCCCAAAGGACTCCAGTCGGCAAAGGTAGATTAAAATAGCGAACATGCTAAGAAAGAAACCATATATGCCTAGGTAAGAGGATACCAATAAAATACCTAACCTTAGTAAGCTAACCGTACCCGACAAAGATTGATTTACCAAACAAAACGAGGCTACTGCTGAAATAGCTATGACTACTAGTAAGGTTGGAGATGCAAGACCAGCACGAATAAGCGATTCTCCGATAATAAGTCCGCCAACAATCCCCACCGTCTGTCCAACAGCTTTCGGTAGCCGAACACCTGCTTCTCGGAGTAGCTCAAATTGAAATAACAATAACAGCGCTTCAAGAAATGATGGCATTGGAACACCAGAACGCGAAACGACTACCGTAGACAATAGCTCAAATGGAATTTGGTCCAGATTCACGGAAGCAATTGCGATCCAAAAGCCCGGCAAGAAAATACTAAGTAATAAACCTAAAATTCGAAGTAACCGTTGAAACATAACAATAAAATAAGGGAAATGGACATCTTCAGGAGTTTTCAATAATTCTAAATAGTTGCTTGGGCCGATAAGTACCATGGGGGAACCATCTACAACTATTGCGAATCTCCCACGAAGTAACGTTTCTGCAACAAAATCAGGTCGTCCTATATAATCAATCAACGGAAACAGGGAGAACGTCCGATCAGACAACCATTGCTCCAATTGCCCACTACTTATAACGCTCTCTGCATGGAAATTTTCTAATCTTTTTCTAGCTTCAATAATCATATCCGGATTTGCTTTATGAGTTAAATAGATCAATGAGACATTCGTCTTACTTAAGCTTCCTAAAACGAACAGTTCACTGAACAATAAACCCGTTTGCATTCGTTTTCTTATAAGAGATATATTTGTGAATATATCTTCTGTGAAAGCATCTTTTGGACCTTTTATCGAAATTTCAGTATTAGATTCTTGCAGAGATCGTTGTGGAACGTCAGATATACTTGCTAACCAGAAATTAGTGGAGCCCTCATGGTAAAGAATCAAGTTACCTGTAAACAGACCTGTAATCATATCTCCGATAGAATTTTTTGTTTCAATTAGAGGTAATTCTTCAGAATAACCCTTACCTTCTATCGTATAGGAAACTTTGTTGTTAATATACTTGCATATTCTAGTTAGGTATTCATTTAACTGGCTTTTATCGACCATTCCTTCACAGTAACATGCCGTTAATTTCTCTGACGTTTCAAATTGTGCAAGTGATGGAAACTTAATATCTGCATATAACAAAAAGGATTGCTTCAATTGGTCAACAAGTAAACTTCCGTTTCGAAGATCTATGTCCAATTGTGCAAAAAGAGTAGATTCCTCAGAAGATTGATTCATCATGTTGTACTCCCTTTCCTTTGTCGAAAATAGGTTGCTGCAAAAAGAGCAACTGTTAATGCTACTCCGAACCAGATTGAATACTTGTAGAAATAGTTATGGATAATATCTTGCATCTTTATGTCGCTCACCCTAAAAATCGCGGGCATGGACATAATGGCTGTGCAGCTAATCGTAATCGTTTGTTGATAATTTGGAAATTGCTTTCCAAGTAAATCTGATAAAATATATATCAAAAGGGAAGTTCTAACGATGCTTCCCGCCATCAACTGAAAGACAGCTAAAAAATCTACATGACTAATATGACTCCCAATCATAATAAGTCTCCATTGTTCAAATGCAGGAAATCTCATATATGCTGCCTGGGACGGACCGAAAACAGAGATCGCTCCCATAGTAGGTCCAAAAATTAAGCCTACTAGTAACGTAAGTAGCAAAAAAATACTTAAATAGTTCATGGGCTTAGTCAATTTATGTTGCAGGAATAATAAAACTAGCAAATCAATACTACCGCCAAACACAACTGCTCCACCACGTAGACTAGGATTCATTCCCTCTGTGAAGACAGGATGTAACAAACCATAGTCTTTGCTGCCAATGGTTGATATAGATACGAAAATTCCTAATAACCATACGATTGGCAATAATACGGTTGACATATATACAATCGTTTTTAGTCCCGATCTTGCCGCGCAATAAGATATTGTAATAAAGCTTAAAATTACAATTAAGCTTGGTGTATTTGGAAGGAAATATATGCTTACGTTTGTTGTTGTATCAAAAATAATCATTATTCCAGCTGCAAGGAGATATAAAGTAATTGCACTGCAAATGATCCAAAAAACAAAAATCCCCATTCGAGATATTAGCCATTGATTAAACGATATAGAACGAATAGATTTTAGTATTAAATATAATATAATGCTCCATCCCACCAATAACAGATAGGCGGCCAAAATACTAATCCAAGAATCTCGTCCTGCTTCCTTAAGAAGATGTGGGATTACAAGGACATGATTTGATATGCCAAGTGAAAGTAACAACAAAAATATTATCTGAAGTCTAGAAAAGGATACATCCATAACTTCCCTCCAAGTGAGTGATATATCAACATTTTGTATATTCCCCCTCACCTGGTGTTATTATACATAATTGAGGTTTTAATTAAGCTTCATGTTATCCTTGCATGGAACTCATCTTAAGTGCGTTTGTAGACATGAGGAAAAGCCATCGGTTGGGTTGAATCAAACGATGGCTTTTTTGTGTTCTATTTTTGATAAAATTCTTCAATTTTTCTTACAAGTGCTTCTCCATCTAACGAAGACAAGCCGGCATTAATACGATAATATAAGCCATTCCCACCACGATCGTTAATCCCAGGTCTGATTAAAAATGCATGTTCAATGCCGATCTCATCCATTACCTCTAACAGTTCTTCACTGTAAGCTCCATATGGAAAAGCTAAGATGTTAGCCTGTTCGCCAAGCTCCTTTACCAGCAACTCATGTGCGTGTTCTAAATCCTCACGAACTCGTGTTTTATACTCCTCTGATGTTTCACCATCTTGATAATTAGCTAATAATGGATACTTATCTTTCACTTCATTAATTTTTATATGTGAATCATACGTATGGCTATATATGCTCATTCCATTAGCTTTCAGCTCTCTCATTTGATCCCAGGTCATATGAGGAAAATATTCCGGATTCGGCTCGTCTGATGATTTCACGACTACAAAATTAGTCGCAGGAAAGTGATGTTGCTGTAAAATTGGATAAGCGATCTCATAAAAATCTTCATAACCATCATCAAATGTAATCAAAACTGATTTTTTAGGAAGCTCAATCTCCCCTTCCATATAATCTATATATTGCTCCATAGAGATTACATTAAATTCATGTTCAGAAAGTGAATTCATCTGATCAGCAAAAACTTCTTTATTAATAGTAGCTGGATTACCTCTATAACCAAAGTCATGATACATTAGGACTGCTATCCCATTTGTCTTATTCACGGTCATGGAAAATATTGCTATTAAACTAATAGCTAACGTTACAATAAAACTAAGTACGATGATAAACGATTTACGGTACAATTGCCCCACTCCAATATCTACTATTCGCCATCTGCAATTTGCTATTTAATAATATAAAAAATAATTATAAAATATTTAGTAGAATCCTGCAATTGAATAATTTAGTAAATCTACCTATCAATACATCCTTTAGATCAGCATTAAAGTTAGTAAGTGGACATGCTTTGTCTGAGATCCATAGTTGATGTGGATCATTTATATGCAGATTATACTTATTTAGCTGCTCGTCATGTGATTACCACTTAAAATACTTTATATAACCGTAACTTTAGATAAATCGGCTCCCATGCCCTTAAGTGATGCATAGGTTAGCTTATCCATGATTGCGTCGTCAAAGCAGATTGTTTGGATGGAACGGTAATACTTATTAGTCAATGAAAAATACGCCTGAAAAGACACATTCTTTAGAGTAGCCCCCCTAAACGAAACTTCGTTTACTGCCGACTTGTCAAACTTAACGCCGATAAAAGTTTGCCCGTCAAGTCGCAACCCGCTGAGGTCGCAATATTTGAAGTCTACTCCGTCAAAGACACAACTTTCAAAGTTCGTATTTCTCAGATCGATCATGTTTAGCGTGACTTCTGTCATATTGACCCCCTTGAATGTAACACCGACTAGATCTGACTTGCTAATGTTGGTTCGTACAAGGATTGATTGTTTGAAGCTTGCATTCGCAAGCGTAGTGACAGTAAAGTTACAATCCGTCAGATTAGCTCTGTCAAAATTAGCTGCGCTTACGTCGCTCGCCTTAAATGAACTGCCCGTCAAATCTGCACCCTCGAAGTTGGAACCTATCAACCCGCTAGTATTAAATTGTCCCTTATGTGCAATTACACCAGCAAAGTCACTTTGCGTTAGGTTGCTCGCGCTAAAATTTGTCAGTAATTGCCGCTCCAGCGAGCGAGACAGATTAGCTACTTCTAGAATCGTTGCCTCGATGTCACCTATGCTTTCAATGGTCATATTAAACGCTGTTTCATCGTCTTTACCCTCTTCTTTAAGTTCATGATACCTCTCTTGTAAATCAGAGAGTAGGTCAGATTTTAATTCGGTAACACTTTTTACCCCATCGTAAGGCGTAAAAATACCGTTCAAATAATTGGTCAATTTCTGACTCATATGATCAAATCCCCTTATAATAAATTTTCAAGCACACGCTTAGCGTATTCCCAATTGTTTTTGTTACGGGAATGAGTTTCCCTCCCCTTTTCGGTTATTCTGAAATATTTGCGCCGGCCGCCTTGTGATTCGTCACCCCAATACCACTCGATATCCCCGTCTGCCTCAAGTCGTCGAACACTGGAATACATAGTAGCTTCTTTTAGTTCGTACTCACCGCCTGAACGCTCAGCAATTAACTTGACAATCTCGTACCCGTAGCGGTCAGCTTCGGATAATAACCGTAAAATCATCGTATCTGTATGTCCGCGCAGTAGGTCGGATGTAATTTTGTTCTCACTCACATAATCACCTCATATTTGAATAATACGAAATACTACCATGACTGTCAAGGTAATATTATTGATTGATTACTTTTTCTATAATATAATGCCTTTCAATAAATTATCGATATAAATGCGGCCCCCTCAACTTCAACAGAGCGAATTACCGCTCTTGATCTTATTAGAGGACTTCTTTGTCATATTTGGATATATGTAAGCATAGTAAATAATTGAACAAAAATCGAGACAGGAGGTTGATTTATGGATTCAA includes:
- a CDS encoding extradiol dioxygenase → MSQEIWINLPVKDVERSTSFFNEIGFYAESVGNERAKLVIGQTMILLFPDAVFEKFTGSKTADTSHSAEVIFSIGADSREEVDAFVQKVEFAGGSIFGKPSEIDGWMYGAGFADLDGHRWNLLYMDESKMP
- a CDS encoding sugar O-acetyltransferase produces the protein MDIKAQLHNGSLYLPGDEQLAKEQTKCLEKLYDFNKTRPMEYDKRTILLKDMFADIGEGCYIEPPLHSNWGGKHVHFGKNIYANFNLTLVDDTHIYVGDYTMFGPNVTVATAGHPILPELREQAYQYNAPVSIGRNCWIGAGAILLPGVTIGDNTVIGAGSVVTKDIPSNVVAVGNPCKVLREINEHDKKYYFKNREINL
- a CDS encoding GNAT family N-acetyltransferase; the protein is MKDVISRLPFQDQFAMDEENYFLEIINGKGEIYGAFNHEQLVAYSVLAFPGKSKSNLGIDLAIPDQDLAFVAVLDSTVVHESVRGQGLQRMFHEIREERAKESGCNYLYSTVHPENHASVKNLESAGFTLQFTRPMYGGKIRHCYAND
- a CDS encoding DUF2515 domain-containing protein, which translates into the protein MFSIRKRQITPLQTIRKELKKKMKHSTSVSKKLTSSEQELLNQIQRKTQAHNLNNVTRTKAYLEFYLRHPEIHWAFLGHMVSRNGGWNMTDLRGEFLTKLLSRKERESFFHFLERGNWLVFQDIYPQFLLYGESLAQNRPLFYLLPQLNVSMFMETVWNYFWRVRDSYILCIALVINEQSYLEQRVVQNPNNQKEIFNKIGFQLQSWLPINQIIIPYEGNNLKGQTLQKFQSLHERILLGKKLYSVLFKNSDFHRHALDWAKYHPHTGSRKDYWPHLFNDVNESVPGNTFPLRLKSCQLRKGARRIYSPKLEYCWKNVNHPEAEAGDWFQDISVVDYLEDDLDTMDGDIKKDYCKTLELLEVAALAKNTINSF
- a CDS encoding dihydrofolate reductase family protein, yielding MSNNVKQRRIILDLAVTLDGLIEGKNGEVDWCIMEPEMDFTNFLNQIDTIFYGRKSYDLWGKYVPNAEDSDSDKEIWEMVHSKEKYVISKTHVGTDTGAIVINKNIVEEVNMLKNTPGKDIWLYGGASLITTFINLGLVDEFRLSIHPVILGEGKPMFINIKQRLNLKLVNKRLFSSGVVQLIYNNEVS
- the fabI gene encoding enoyl-ACP reductase FabI — translated: MMLLKEKKIVIMGVANERSIAWGIAKSLHQQGAELIFTYRKERSLERLEKLLSDNNISPLYTVSCDVLDDNSIRSAFMEIENVAGQIHGVVHSVAFAEKDELQGEYVDTTRDGYMLAQSSSSYSLVAVARESKRLMLEGGSIVTQSYIGAERVVKNYNVMGVAKAALEASVRYLAEDLGKYGIRVNAVSAGPIRTLSAKGVSSFNDIMSTIEDRAPLRRNIDQDEVGDATMFLISNLSRGITGEVLHVDAGYHILGM
- a CDS encoding DUF4180 domain-containing protein, with the protein product MNIIIDQIGNSKVAMVDSTDIIIHVVQDALDLMASISYNNNGCNKIMIYKSNITEDFFDLKTRIAGDVLQKYANYNVKLAIIGDFDEYNSKSLKDFIYECNNGKQVFFLKDKQDALYALHSIN
- a CDS encoding GNAT family N-acetyltransferase is translated as MEIKIDDLTGNKIIELVSEHLHSMFEQSPPESVHALGLDQLKSPDITFWSAWENGELLGCGALKDLGNYHGELKSMRTSTKHLRKGVASKLLAHIIEEASQLGYRRLSLETGSIEGFTAARKLYEQFDFEYCNPFGDYHEDPNSVFMTKEITN